The following coding sequences lie in one Pseudorca crassidens isolate mPseCra1 chromosome 2, mPseCra1.hap1, whole genome shotgun sequence genomic window:
- the RD3 gene encoding protein RD3 produces MSLIPWLRWNESPPRLSSRSPAQMVLETLMVELEGQMREAERQQWERSNAVRKICTGVDYSWLASAPRPTYDLSPGERLQLEDVCAKIHPSYCGPVILRFRQLMAEQEPEVQEVSRLFRSVLQEVLERMKQEEEAHKLTRQWSLRPRSSLATFRSRARITPFASDIRTISQDVERDAPPLHRTWSMPEFRAQKED; encoded by the exons ATGTCCCTCATCCCATGGCTCCGGTGGAACGAGTCTCCGCCACGGCTGTCGTCTCGGAGTCCGGCTCAGATGGTGCTGGAGACACTCATGGTGGAGCTGGAGGGGCAGATGCGAGAGGCtgagaggcagcagtgggagcgCAGCAATGCTGTCAGGAAGATCTGCACCGGAGTGGACTACAGCTGGCTGGCCAGCGCGCCCCGGCCCACCTACGACCTCAGCCCCGGGGAGAGGCTGCAACTAGAGGACGTCTGCGCCAAGATCCACCCATCCTACTGTGGGCCCGTCATCCTCAG GTTTCGGCAGCTGATGGCAGAGCAGGAGCCTGAGGTGCAGGAGGTGTCCCGGCTCTTCCGCTCGGTGCTGCAGGAAGTCCTGGAGAGGATGAAGCAGGAGGAGGAGGCGCACAAGCTGACCCGTCAGTGGAGCCTGCGGCCCCGCAGCAGCCTGGCCACCTTCAGGAGCCGCGCGCGCATCACCCCCTTCGCCAGCGACATCCGCACCATCTCCCAGGACGTGGAGCGAGACGCGCCGCCGCTGCACCGGACCTGGAGCATGCCTGAGTTCCGGGCACAAAAAGAGGACTGA